CCTAGGGGTGGATGGACAGAAAGAATCCCTGAACCGGATCAGGAAGGAAGTGGTTCAGGCCCCCAAACTCAAGAAgctcaaattgaaactgtTCTTGGTCCAAGCATGTAGAGGCAAAGAACCTCAACGCATGATTTGCAACGACTCCTCGAGCACTTTGAGGACGCTTGATTTGAACTCAGTCTCACCTGCTTGCAAGGCAAGATAATGAAGCTCTGGGAGACCCTCTTTAGATAGTTTAGATACGGAAAGATCGATTGAAAAAGGGTATTGTTTTGATGGTTGTTGTCTATTTTTATTCTTCAGGATTGGATAATATTCCACTCGACCGTTCCCGAGTACATCAGCTATCGTAATTCCAGAGAAGGCACTTACTTCATTCAATTGTTGTGCAAAGAGTTGGATGTCCATGGAGGTTCCATGGAACTGCTGACCCTATTGAACCGCGTTGCTCGAAACGTCATGCAGACAACCGGGATTCAAGTGCCACTCCTAGAAATCGCCTCATTTTCACCCTCCTACTTCCAAGAAACGATTCAAGATGCTCATGCTTAAAGTCTTGAAAACATTCACCACGGCGGCTCAGTGAGGCAATCTGGAACTAAAATCCCCTTTTCTGAAATCCAACCCAACATCCCCTTGCTGATTCTCGTGTTGATCCAGATTTCAGTGCAAGAGAGCTTTGTGTGCAAGTGGAGCCATGTCCCATTCCAAATACGAGTATGTGCGCCAGTATGAATCCGATGACAAGTTGCTCCCCAATTGCTGGATCGTGATTCGGATCGATGGGAAAGCCTTCCACAAATTCTCCGATGTTCATCAGTTCCAAAAGCCCAACGATAAACCCGCCTTGGATCTCATGAATCGATGTGCCGAGCGGGTTTTAGACCAATTCCGGGACGTGCTCCTGGCCTACGGTCAGAGTGATGAATACAGTTTTGTTTTCCGAAAAGACACCGTGCTCTATAATCGACGAGCATCCAAACTCATGACCAATATCGTCAGCCAGTTCGGCTCGAGTTATGTGTTCTATTGGAAGGACTTCTTCCCAGAAAAGCAACTCAAATTTCCGCCAGTATTCGATGCTCGCGCAGTGCTTTATCCCACCAATCTGACCTTACGAGATTATTTGAGTTGGCGACAAGTGGATTGTCATATCAACAACTTGTACAACACCACTTTTTGGAACCTCGTTTTGAAAGGTGGTCTGACAAATCAACAAGCCCAGGTAGGACAAACTGCTTTTCAAGCCTTAATAGGTTCACAATGCAAATCCCTGCGTTTCAGGAGAAGCTCAAGGGAACCTTTGCTGCAGACAAGAATGAGATCTTGTTCTCTCAATTCGGAATCAACTACAACAACGAACGCGACCAATTCAAGAAGGGTACAACCATTTATCGTGAAAGAGTCGAGGTACCGatggaaaatggccaaatcaaAATCCGCAGTAAAATTACCGCGACTCATTGTGACATTATTGGCGATGGTTTTTGGGAAGATCATACGTATTTGTTGGATCCGTACAAGGACgcatgaatgattgaatggaAAAGTGTGAAATATTCAGTTATGCAGAGTATTTAACGTGGTTTTATTGGTTTTTCtagcaattttgaaaatttacaaCAGGGGTACGCAATGGCTGTGTGCCGTATGTGTTTATTTATATAGATAAAATATTCCACCCAAAACGATGGTTTCGTAAGAGTCGAGTTTGTCGGTTCGTCTGTcgattttggttttgattgaaCAATTGAAATAGCCATGGTGGATTGGAACATCCTGGTATTTGTTGGACATTAAAAATTAAGAGGAAACTCCTATGGAGGGGGGCGAGTGTCCTGTCATGATTTGTCCTCGTTAATTGTGTGGTTGATATCTAACCATTCAATGTTTGTCGActtgtttttcaagtttcatttctCCCCACAGTAGTCAAAGTACAGTATACAACAGAAGAAGCTCTATTTGGGTCGGATTCAATCTGATAATAATGCCATAGGttacaaattttgcaatttcttttcctcgtcAAAAATTCCTAAATGATCATGTTGgtcgttttc
This Tigriopus californicus strain San Diego chromosome 7, Tcal_SD_v2.1, whole genome shotgun sequence DNA region includes the following protein-coding sequences:
- the LOC131883191 gene encoding probable tRNA(His) guanylyltransferase isoform X3, yielding MLMLKVLKTFTTAAQFQCKRALCASGAMSHSKYEYVRQYESDDKLLPNCWIVIRIDGKAFHKFSDVHQFQKPNDKPALDLMNRCAERVLDQFRDVLLAYGQSDEYSFVFRKDTVLYNRRASKLMTNIVSQFGSSYVFYWKDFFPEKQLKFPPVFDARAVLYPTNLTLRDYLSWRQVDCHINNLYNTTFWNLVLKGGLTNQQAQEKLKGTFAADKNEILFSQFGINYNNERDQFKKGTTIYRERVEVPMENGQIKIRSKITATHCDIIGDGFWEDHTYLLDPYKDA